One Plantibacter sp. Leaf314 DNA segment encodes these proteins:
- a CDS encoding metal-dependent transcriptional regulator: protein MSVSGLSSVSQDYLKTIWTTSEWADESATVKLLADRMGVRPATASDAVKRLAAQGLVVHEPYGSIELTPAGQAHAVAMVRRHRLIETFLVEMLGYGWDEVHDEAEILEHAASDTMIERIDAALGHPIRDPHGDPIPSADGTPHRPDAVRLNEAPSDSALTVCRISDADPETLRHLSTLGIVLDTELAVDDHRAFAGELELRLTATGTRLTLGRLAADAVWVTVAG, encoded by the coding sequence ATGTCCGTCTCCGGCCTCTCCTCCGTGTCCCAGGACTACCTCAAGACGATCTGGACGACCTCGGAATGGGCGGACGAGTCCGCCACCGTCAAGCTGCTCGCGGACCGCATGGGCGTCCGCCCGGCGACCGCCTCCGACGCCGTGAAGCGATTGGCGGCCCAGGGGCTCGTCGTGCACGAGCCGTACGGCAGCATCGAGCTCACGCCGGCCGGCCAGGCGCACGCGGTCGCGATGGTCCGTCGGCACCGGCTGATCGAGACCTTCCTCGTCGAGATGCTCGGCTACGGGTGGGACGAGGTCCACGACGAGGCGGAGATCCTCGAGCACGCGGCGAGCGACACCATGATCGAGCGCATCGACGCCGCGCTCGGTCACCCCATCCGCGATCCGCACGGCGACCCGATCCCCTCGGCGGACGGCACCCCGCACCGGCCGGACGCCGTCCGGTTGAACGAGGCCCCGTCGGACAGCGCCCTGACGGTGTGCCGCATCTCCGACGCCGACCCGGAGACGCTCCGCCACCTGAGCACGCTCGGCATCGTCCTCGACACCGAGCTCGCCGTCGACGACCACCGCGCCTTCGCCGGCGAACTCGAACTCCGCCTGACCGCGACCGGCACGCGTCTCACGCTCGGACGCCTCGCCGCCGACGCCGTCTGGGTCACCGTCGCCGGCTGA
- a CDS encoding cystathionine gamma-synthase → MSKHDHGFATRSIHAGQEFDPTTGAIIPPIYQTSTFVQDGVGGLRGGYEYSRSANPTRSALETQLAALEGAKHGFSFASGLAAEDALIRTALRPGDHIVIGNDVYGGTYRLINRVHGAWGIEHTVVDLGDLAAVEAAIIPGRTKLLWVETPSNPLMKISDIAALAALAHRHEVLSVVDNTFASPALQQPLSLGADIVVHSTTKYLGGHSDVLGGAIIMNDDELAEQLGFVQFAAGAVSAPLDAWLTTRGIKTLAVRMRQHSENAQAIAEHLEGHPAVERVYYPGLESHIGHELAAKQMSGFGGMLSLALVGGPAAAKRLVEKTKLFALAESLGGVESLIGLPAQMTHASVKGTELAVPENVVRLSVGIEDVSDLIADLDRALAKVVKASAKH, encoded by the coding sequence ATGAGCAAGCACGACCACGGCTTCGCCACCCGCAGCATCCACGCCGGCCAGGAGTTCGACCCCACCACCGGGGCGATCATCCCGCCGATCTACCAGACCTCCACCTTCGTGCAGGACGGCGTCGGCGGGCTCCGCGGCGGCTATGAGTACAGCCGCTCCGCGAACCCGACCCGCTCCGCGCTGGAGACCCAGCTCGCCGCCCTCGAGGGCGCCAAGCACGGCTTCTCCTTCGCCTCCGGCCTGGCCGCCGAGGACGCGCTCATCCGCACCGCGCTCCGCCCCGGCGACCACATCGTCATCGGCAACGACGTCTACGGCGGCACCTACCGCCTCATCAACCGCGTGCACGGCGCGTGGGGGATCGAGCACACCGTCGTCGACCTCGGCGACCTCGCGGCCGTCGAAGCGGCGATCATCCCGGGCCGCACGAAGCTGTTGTGGGTCGAGACGCCGAGCAACCCGCTCATGAAGATCAGCGACATCGCGGCGCTCGCCGCCCTCGCCCACCGGCACGAGGTGCTCTCGGTGGTCGACAACACCTTCGCGTCCCCGGCGCTCCAGCAGCCGCTCTCGCTCGGTGCGGACATCGTCGTGCACTCCACCACCAAGTACCTCGGCGGACACTCCGACGTCCTCGGCGGCGCCATCATCATGAACGACGACGAGCTCGCCGAACAGCTCGGCTTCGTGCAGTTCGCCGCCGGAGCCGTCTCGGCGCCGCTCGACGCCTGGCTCACGACGCGCGGCATCAAGACGCTCGCGGTCCGCATGCGCCAGCACAGCGAGAACGCGCAGGCGATCGCCGAGCACCTCGAGGGCCACCCGGCCGTGGAGCGCGTGTACTACCCGGGTCTCGAGAGCCACATCGGCCACGAGCTCGCCGCCAAGCAGATGTCCGGGTTCGGCGGCATGCTGTCGCTCGCGCTCGTCGGTGGCCCCGCTGCGGCGAAGCGGCTCGTCGAGAAGACGAAGCTGTTCGCGCTCGCGGAGTCGCTCGGTGGTGTCGAGTCCCTCATCGGGCTGCCGGCGCAGATGACCCACGCCTCGGTCAAGGGCACCGAGCTGGCCGTGCCGGAGAACGTCGTCCGACTGTCGGTGGGCATCGAGGACGTCTCCGACCTCATCGCCGACCTCGACCGAGCCCTCGCCAAGGTCGTCAAGGCGAGCGCCAAGCACTAG
- a CDS encoding cystathionine beta-synthase, with product MNYADSVLDLIGNTPLVKLNRVTEGIAATVLVKVEYLNPGGSSKDRIATRIIDAAEASGQLQPGGTIVEPTSGNTGVGLALVAQQRGYRCVFVLPDKVGEDKRNVLTAYGAEIVVTPTSVAPDSPDSYYSVSDRLTAEIPGAFKPNQYANPNGPLSHYESTGPEIWRDTEGEITHFVAGVGTGGTISGTGKYLKEVSEGGVRIIGADPEGSVYSGGTGRPYLVEGVGEDFWPSAYDPSIPDEIIAVTDAESFAMTRRLAREEGLLVGGSSGMAVQAALVAARELPASAVVVVLLPDGGRGYLGKIFNDSWLESYGFSEVADDRTVGDILRGKGDTMPGLVHVHPSDTVRDVIDIMTEYGVSQLPVLSAEPPVVMGEVAGAIDEASLMAAVFSGTATMTDAVSGFVGEPLPLIGVGASIPAARTALGSAPAFLVTDGGKPVGVITRHDLLTYLAG from the coding sequence ATGAACTACGCAGACTCCGTCCTCGATCTCATCGGGAACACGCCACTCGTGAAGCTCAACCGGGTCACCGAGGGCATCGCCGCCACGGTGCTCGTCAAGGTCGAGTACCTCAACCCGGGCGGCTCCTCGAAGGACCGCATCGCGACGCGCATCATCGACGCCGCCGAGGCGTCCGGGCAGTTGCAGCCGGGCGGCACGATCGTCGAACCGACCTCCGGCAACACCGGCGTCGGCCTCGCGCTCGTCGCCCAGCAGCGCGGGTACCGGTGCGTGTTCGTCCTGCCGGACAAGGTGGGGGAGGACAAGCGCAACGTGCTGACCGCCTACGGCGCCGAGATCGTCGTCACGCCGACGTCCGTCGCACCGGACAGCCCCGACTCCTACTACAGCGTGTCCGACCGCCTGACGGCCGAGATCCCTGGCGCGTTCAAGCCCAACCAGTACGCGAACCCCAACGGGCCGCTCAGCCACTACGAGTCCACCGGTCCCGAGATCTGGCGCGACACCGAGGGCGAGATCACCCACTTCGTCGCCGGCGTGGGCACCGGCGGCACCATCTCCGGGACGGGCAAGTACCTCAAGGAGGTCTCCGAGGGCGGCGTACGCATCATCGGCGCCGACCCGGAGGGCTCGGTCTACTCGGGCGGCACCGGACGCCCGTACCTCGTCGAGGGCGTCGGCGAGGACTTCTGGCCGTCGGCCTACGACCCGTCCATCCCCGACGAGATCATCGCCGTCACGGACGCCGAGTCGTTCGCGATGACGCGTCGCCTCGCCCGCGAGGAGGGGCTGCTCGTCGGTGGGTCCAGCGGCATGGCCGTCCAGGCGGCGCTCGTCGCCGCCCGCGAGCTCCCGGCGTCGGCCGTCGTCGTCGTCCTCCTGCCCGACGGTGGCCGCGGCTACCTCGGCAAGATCTTCAACGACTCGTGGCTGGAGTCGTACGGCTTCAGCGAGGTCGCGGACGACCGCACCGTCGGCGACATCCTCCGAGGCAAGGGCGACACGATGCCCGGTCTCGTGCACGTGCACCCGAGCGACACCGTCCGCGACGTCATCGACATCATGACCGAGTACGGCGTCTCCCAGCTGCCCGTCCTGAGTGCCGAACCGCCCGTCGTGATGGGTGAGGTCGCCGGCGCGATCGACGAGGCCAGCCTCATGGCCGCCGTGTTCAGCGGCACCGCCACGATGACGGACGCCGTGAGCGGCTTCGTCGGCGAGCCGTTGCCGCTCATCGGCGTCGGCGCGTCCATCCCAGCGGCCCGCACGGCCCTCGGCTCAGCGCCCGCCTTCCTCGTGACCGACGGCGGCAAGCCCGTCGGCGTCATCACGCGGCACGACCTGCTCACCTACCTGGCGGGCTGA